In Gemmata obscuriglobus, a single genomic region encodes these proteins:
- the xerD gene encoding site-specific tyrosine recombinase XerD, translated as MGYSQLLADIVAFRDYIQSERGLAENTLLAYGRDLARYAHWVEQVQLPDYTHPTLKHLAAYVAFLHEEQLAAPSIARHLVALKMFYRFLQLEERASATTVNLLSSPNLWERVPQVLPPPAVETLITAPQPGDRFHLRDRAMLEVLYATGCRASEVVNLKLNDVYLDSGFCKCVGKGSKQRVVPLNRHAVTALRAYLGGGVDEGGRPAAGPEVVFTSKTGRPLTRIHLWALVKKYCKRAGLPKTVSPHTLRHSFATHLLSGGADLRTVQELLGHASIATTQIYTHVDRDRLKALHRQFHPRGGAQPSPPPPAPPGSETPPAA; from the coding sequence ATGGGCTACTCTCAGTTACTGGCCGACATCGTCGCGTTCCGCGACTACATCCAGTCCGAACGCGGGCTGGCGGAGAACACCCTTCTCGCATACGGGCGTGACCTCGCCCGGTACGCCCACTGGGTGGAGCAGGTCCAACTCCCCGATTACACCCACCCGACGCTCAAGCACCTCGCGGCGTACGTCGCGTTCCTCCACGAAGAGCAACTCGCCGCGCCGAGCATCGCGCGGCACCTCGTCGCGCTCAAAATGTTCTACCGGTTCCTCCAACTCGAGGAACGTGCGTCCGCGACCACGGTGAACCTGCTCAGCTCACCGAATCTGTGGGAGCGGGTGCCGCAAGTGCTCCCGCCCCCGGCGGTCGAGACGCTGATCACCGCGCCGCAACCGGGCGACCGGTTCCACTTGCGCGACCGGGCGATGCTGGAGGTGCTCTACGCGACCGGGTGCCGCGCGTCGGAGGTGGTGAACCTGAAGCTCAACGACGTGTACCTGGATTCCGGGTTCTGTAAGTGTGTCGGGAAAGGGAGCAAGCAGCGGGTGGTGCCCCTGAACCGGCACGCGGTCACCGCTCTGAGGGCGTACCTGGGTGGCGGCGTTGACGAAGGCGGCCGCCCAGCGGCCGGTCCTGAGGTGGTGTTCACGAGCAAAACAGGCCGCCCGCTGACGCGGATCCACCTGTGGGCGCTGGTGAAGAAGTACTGCAAGCGCGCCGGGCTGCCCAAGACCGTGAGCCCCCACACGCTGCGGCACAGTTTCGCGACGCACTTACTGTCCGGCGGCGCGGACCTGCGCACCGTTCAGGAACTGCTCGGGCACGCGTCGATCGCCACCACGCAGATCTACACCCACGTCGACCGCGACCGGCTGAAGGCGCTGCACCGGCAGTTTCACCCGCGCGGCGGGGCGCAACCCAGCCCCCCTCCGCCGGCGCCACCTGGCAGCGAAACCCCACCCGCGGCATAA
- a CDS encoding YceH family protein: protein MSSDASPAPEQPPAPAWVPLSPLDRRILGVLIEKQKTSKNSDSYPLTLNALVTGCNQKSNRDPVVELDEIEVEDGLESLQERGFVTRIEGGRTDRYRHEMYNQWTQSGPGIAVLAELLLRGAQTKGDLRTRAARMAPIDTLDALEEVLHPLVERRLVVYLTGPDRRGAVVTHGFHTDDELSRLKALHAGGPVSISDAAAPVARSAPPGIDARLTAALAEIESLKTRVAALEAQLGAPQKPPTSNP, encoded by the coding sequence ATGTCTTCCGACGCGTCCCCCGCGCCCGAACAACCGCCTGCGCCGGCCTGGGTGCCGCTCTCCCCACTCGACCGCCGTATCCTCGGGGTCCTGATCGAGAAGCAGAAGACTTCCAAGAACTCGGACTCCTATCCGCTCACATTGAACGCGCTGGTTACCGGCTGCAACCAGAAGTCGAACCGCGACCCGGTGGTCGAACTCGACGAGATCGAGGTCGAGGACGGGCTGGAATCGCTCCAGGAGCGCGGGTTCGTGACCCGGATCGAGGGCGGCCGCACGGACCGCTACCGGCACGAGATGTACAACCAGTGGACGCAGTCCGGTCCCGGGATCGCCGTTCTCGCCGAACTGCTGCTCCGCGGAGCCCAGACCAAGGGCGACCTGCGTACCCGGGCGGCGCGGATGGCACCGATCGATACGCTCGACGCGCTCGAAGAGGTGCTCCACCCGCTGGTCGAACGGCGGCTGGTGGTGTACCTCACCGGCCCCGACCGCCGCGGGGCGGTCGTCACCCACGGGTTCCACACGGACGACGAGTTGAGCCGCCTCAAGGCCCTTCACGCCGGCGGCCCGGTGTCGATTTCTGATGCGGCAGCACCGGTGGCGCGTTCGGCGCCGCCGGGCATCGACGCGCGGCTGACGGCGGCGCTGGCGGAGATCGAATCGCTCAAGACCCGGGTCGCGGCTCTGGAGGCTCAGCTCGGAGCGCCACAAAAGCCGCCCACGTCGAACCCGTAA
- the glnE gene encoding bifunctional [glutamate--ammonia ligase]-adenylyl-L-tyrosine phosphorylase/[glutamate--ammonia-ligase] adenylyltransferase: protein MPAPEDTILKAVRDTDRGRRNLASLASHLGERAAALFPPLGRLLPRAPDPDMALNNLERLFARSEAQSHLPALLENRARELDATLLLLATSQFFADALAAYPEFLSTVFHVPRRNPTTAELTAQLRAEIEAAGDDPGVLRAFRRFRDRHTLRIGIGDVIRDRPLEEITRELSRLADASIEVAMQHAARTVGARFGTPLTPAGRPAKLTALAFGKLGGDELNYSSDIDLMFVYDLDGETNRRSGVTNAEFFDRVIKDVVRLLSSHTDRGQAYRIDLRLRPEGNRGPLARSIASTLSYYDTMGRTWERQALIKLRHVGGDAGLARDFLSAIEPFVYRKYFSFAEINEVKALKRQMEQKAQRAQLQDADFPRDVKTGRGGIRDIEYTVQFLQLLNGGDLPAVRQRNTLLGLEALEIAGCLNPQETYILADAYRFLRKTEHRLQLLFDLQTHKLPAGGDELRKLARRMGYAEPARAPGAGARGESKKPEEPPAPESELRAPGSTLAAQRRSPLDEAELPPLDTRDLLVDPLDQFLKDLQDKTALDRAILNHLLHQSFPGENGHTEPEADLILHPDPDPDTVRAVLGRYPFRDVPKAFANLSGLARESVPFLSARRCRHFLASIAPALLRAVASRPDPDEALTNLERVSASLGAKAVLWELFSISPPSLKLYVELCAGSPFLSGLLINNPGMVDELLDSLVLNQPRTADDLRAELTELLRGATDPDPILHSFQDKEFLRIGVADLLHKTDIRANTAALSDIAETLLNQVVELVEPAVTAKLGAPGKPSGTGADEACPYVLLGLGKLGGREISYHSDLDLLLIYETDGTTSRGESNRLHFTELAQRVIKLMSHIGPRGRLYEVDMRLRPTGKSGSLVLPLAEFRRYFAGSACQLWERQALGRARVVRGAAAFAAEVTAVVRDAMLGPAWRPDVVEDVRAMRQKLESTAGPRSLKRGPGGLTDVEFVVQLLQLKHGRERPEVLAPNVWDALDALAAAGLLPEPDATALRDGYTFLRLVEARLRIVTDRPLTELPEAEGERAKLAHRLGFDAPADFLAAFTRITAGVRAAYSAVLARARA from the coding sequence ATGCCGGCACCCGAAGACACCATCCTGAAGGCCGTCCGCGACACCGACCGCGGGCGCCGCAACCTCGCCTCGCTCGCGTCGCACCTCGGCGAGCGGGCAGCAGCCTTGTTTCCCCCGCTCGGGCGGCTCCTGCCCCGCGCGCCCGACCCCGACATGGCGCTCAATAACCTCGAGCGCCTTTTTGCCCGGTCCGAAGCCCAATCGCACCTGCCCGCGCTGCTCGAGAACCGCGCCCGCGAACTCGACGCCACCCTCCTGCTGCTCGCCACCTCGCAGTTCTTCGCGGACGCCCTCGCGGCGTACCCCGAGTTCCTCAGTACCGTGTTCCACGTCCCGCGCCGCAACCCCACCACGGCGGAACTGACCGCGCAGCTCCGGGCCGAGATCGAGGCCGCCGGCGACGACCCCGGGGTGCTCCGCGCCTTCCGCCGGTTCCGCGACCGGCACACGCTCCGCATCGGGATCGGCGACGTGATCCGCGACCGCCCGCTGGAGGAGATCACCCGCGAGTTATCGCGCCTCGCCGACGCCTCCATTGAGGTCGCGATGCAGCACGCGGCCCGCACCGTCGGCGCGCGGTTCGGCACCCCGCTCACCCCGGCCGGGCGCCCGGCCAAGCTCACCGCGCTGGCGTTCGGGAAGCTCGGCGGGGACGAGCTGAACTACTCCAGCGACATCGACCTGATGTTCGTGTACGACCTCGACGGCGAAACCAACCGCCGCTCCGGGGTCACCAACGCCGAATTCTTCGACCGCGTCATTAAAGACGTGGTGCGGCTGCTCTCCAGCCACACCGACCGCGGGCAGGCGTACCGCATCGACCTGCGGCTGCGCCCCGAGGGCAACCGCGGCCCGCTCGCCCGGTCGATCGCCAGCACGCTGAGCTATTACGACACGATGGGCCGCACCTGGGAGCGGCAGGCGCTCATCAAGCTGCGGCACGTCGGCGGCGACGCGGGGCTGGCGCGCGACTTCCTGTCCGCCATCGAGCCGTTCGTGTACCGCAAGTATTTCAGCTTCGCCGAGATCAACGAGGTGAAGGCGCTGAAGCGCCAGATGGAGCAGAAGGCCCAGCGCGCCCAGCTCCAGGACGCGGACTTCCCGCGCGACGTGAAGACCGGGCGCGGCGGCATCCGCGACATCGAGTACACGGTGCAGTTCCTCCAGTTGCTCAACGGCGGCGACCTGCCGGCGGTGCGCCAGCGGAACACCTTGCTCGGCCTCGAAGCGCTCGAAATCGCCGGGTGCCTGAACCCCCAGGAGACGTACATCCTCGCGGACGCGTACCGCTTCCTGCGCAAGACCGAGCACCGGCTGCAACTGCTGTTCGACCTGCAAACGCACAAGCTCCCGGCCGGGGGGGACGAGCTGCGCAAACTCGCCCGCCGGATGGGCTACGCCGAACCCGCGCGAGCCCCCGGGGCCGGCGCCCGGGGCGAAAGCAAGAAGCCCGAGGAGCCGCCCGCGCCGGAGTCTGAACTCCGGGCGCCGGGCTCCACGCTCGCCGCACAGCGGCGCTCGCCGCTCGACGAGGCCGAGTTGCCGCCGCTCGACACCCGCGACCTGCTGGTCGACCCGCTCGACCAGTTCCTGAAGGACCTCCAGGACAAGACCGCGCTCGACCGCGCCATCCTGAACCACCTGTTGCACCAGTCGTTCCCCGGCGAAAACGGGCACACCGAGCCCGAAGCCGACTTGATCCTTCACCCCGACCCGGACCCCGACACGGTGCGCGCGGTGCTCGGCCGCTACCCGTTCCGCGATGTGCCGAAGGCGTTCGCGAACCTCTCGGGCCTGGCGCGGGAGAGCGTGCCCTTCCTGTCCGCGCGGCGGTGCCGGCACTTCCTCGCGAGCATCGCCCCGGCCCTGTTGCGCGCGGTGGCGAGCCGCCCGGACCCGGACGAGGCGCTCACCAACCTGGAGCGGGTCAGCGCCTCGCTGGGCGCCAAGGCGGTGCTGTGGGAGCTGTTCAGCATCAGCCCGCCGAGCCTGAAACTGTACGTCGAGTTGTGCGCCGGCAGCCCGTTCCTCTCGGGGCTGCTGATCAACAACCCCGGGATGGTGGACGAACTGCTCGACTCGCTCGTGCTGAACCAGCCGCGCACCGCCGACGACCTGCGCGCCGAGCTGACGGAGCTGCTCCGCGGCGCCACCGACCCGGACCCGATCCTGCACAGCTTCCAGGACAAGGAGTTCCTACGCATCGGCGTCGCCGACCTGCTCCACAAAACCGACATCCGGGCGAACACGGCCGCCCTCTCCGACATCGCCGAGACGCTGCTCAACCAGGTGGTAGAACTGGTCGAGCCGGCCGTGACGGCCAAGCTCGGCGCGCCGGGGAAGCCCTCCGGCACCGGGGCGGACGAAGCCTGCCCGTACGTCCTGCTCGGCCTGGGCAAGCTCGGCGGGCGCGAGATCAGCTACCACAGCGACCTCGACCTGCTCCTCATCTACGAAACGGACGGCACTACCTCGCGCGGCGAGTCGAACCGGCTGCACTTCACCGAACTCGCCCAGCGCGTCATCAAGCTGATGAGCCACATCGGGCCGCGGGGGCGGCTGTACGAGGTGGACATGCGGCTCCGCCCGACCGGCAAGTCCGGGAGCCTCGTTCTGCCGCTGGCGGAGTTCCGCCGGTACTTCGCCGGGTCCGCGTGCCAGTTGTGGGAGCGGCAGGCGCTGGGCCGCGCGCGGGTGGTGCGCGGGGCCGCCGCGTTCGCCGCGGAGGTGACCGCCGTCGTGCGGGACGCGATGCTCGGCCCGGCGTGGCGGCCGGACGTGGTCGAGGACGTGCGGGCGATGCGCCAGAAGCTCGAATCGACCGCCGGCCCGCGGAGCTTGAAGCGCGGCCCCGGCGGGCTGACCGACGTCGAGTTCGTGGTGCAACTGCTCCAGCTCAAGCACGGGCGCGAGCGCCCGGAGGTGCTCGCACCCAACGTCTGGGACGCCCTCGACGCGCTGGCCGCCGCCGGGCTCTTGCCCGAACCGGACGCGACCGCGCTCCGCGACGGGTACACCTTCCTCCGCCTCGTCGAGGCCCGGCTGCGGATCGTCACCGACCGACCGCTGACCGAGCTCCCCGAAGCCGAGGGCGAGCGGGCGAAGCTCGCCCACCGGCTCGGGTTCGATGCGCCGGCCGATTTCCTGGCCGCGTTCACCCGGATCACCGCCGGCGTCCGCGCCGCGTACTCGGCGGTGCTGGCCCGCGCCCGCGCGTAA
- a CDS encoding cytochrome-c peroxidase has protein sequence MTFRTLLPVVALLAAAALALPRSAAQPGTKTAPPPGTPPVEAADFLLPDESKMTPFRERVPIVFVTSNQPEWKSLKGFWSEGTQNAADPTSGATFAQKVVKIKVPLGLTQAPVVPAENPMTAEKWVLGKKLYYDKILSTDGTVACASCHSPTKGFADGRRTSTGINSALGPINSPTVFNTAYNRFQFWDGRGSSLEDQAQGPVGNNKEMFGGKGDPWEEAVVRLRADAEYVKAFNRVFGHAPTRDAAAKAVATYERTVLLGNSLDDRAYAQMRARVTEEESGKFVLKPEDYATVLKAELAAKGPALKDLGLDPEKDAGKVDEVGKRILNGRTLFFDKARCTNCHTGDTYTDHGFHNLGVGVKDGSLPLDEFGRFVRLATGHKDQTFVGAFKTPGTRGLLWTAPYMHSGEEKTLEEVVEFYDRGGNVNPWLSEKMRDTAAEAAYVKARAEGKPVDPAVKTFGPSKKPIIPLKLNLSAQEKADLVLFLKALNGEPLDPIVANPDAFPGR, from the coding sequence ATGACCTTTCGCACCTTGTTACCCGTCGTCGCGTTGCTCGCGGCCGCCGCGCTCGCGCTGCCGCGGTCGGCCGCGCAACCGGGCACCAAGACCGCACCGCCGCCCGGTACCCCGCCCGTCGAGGCGGCCGACTTCTTGCTCCCCGACGAGTCCAAGATGACGCCGTTCCGGGAGCGCGTGCCGATCGTCTTCGTGACCAGCAACCAGCCCGAGTGGAAAAGCCTCAAGGGCTTCTGGAGCGAGGGCACGCAGAACGCCGCCGACCCCACGTCCGGGGCCACGTTCGCGCAGAAGGTGGTCAAGATCAAGGTGCCGCTGGGGCTCACGCAGGCGCCGGTGGTGCCGGCGGAGAACCCGATGACGGCCGAGAAGTGGGTGCTGGGCAAGAAGTTGTACTACGACAAGATCCTCTCGACCGACGGCACCGTGGCGTGCGCGAGCTGCCACAGCCCGACGAAGGGGTTCGCGGACGGGCGGCGCACGTCCACCGGCATCAACAGCGCGCTCGGGCCGATCAACTCGCCGACGGTGTTCAACACCGCGTACAACCGGTTCCAGTTCTGGGACGGGCGCGGGTCGTCGCTCGAGGACCAGGCGCAAGGGCCGGTCGGTAACAACAAAGAAATGTTCGGCGGGAAGGGCGACCCGTGGGAAGAGGCGGTCGTCCGGCTCCGCGCCGACGCCGAGTACGTTAAGGCGTTCAACCGCGTGTTCGGCCACGCCCCGACCCGCGACGCCGCCGCGAAGGCCGTCGCCACTTACGAGCGCACGGTGCTGCTCGGCAACAGCCTCGACGACCGCGCTTACGCCCAGATGCGGGCGCGCGTGACCGAAGAGGAGAGCGGCAAGTTCGTGCTGAAGCCGGAGGACTACGCGACCGTGCTGAAGGCCGAACTGGCGGCCAAAGGTCCGGCCCTCAAAGACCTGGGCCTCGACCCCGAGAAGGACGCGGGCAAGGTAGACGAGGTCGGCAAGCGCATCCTGAACGGCCGCACGCTGTTCTTCGATAAGGCCCGTTGCACGAACTGCCACACCGGCGACACCTACACCGATCACGGGTTCCACAACCTCGGCGTCGGGGTGAAGGACGGCTCGCTGCCGCTGGACGAGTTCGGCCGGTTCGTCCGGCTCGCCACGGGCCACAAGGACCAGACGTTCGTGGGCGCCTTCAAGACGCCCGGCACCCGCGGGTTGCTGTGGACCGCGCCGTACATGCACTCGGGCGAAGAGAAGACCCTCGAAGAGGTGGTCGAGTTCTACGACCGCGGCGGGAACGTGAACCCGTGGCTGAGCGAGAAGATGCGTGACACCGCTGCCGAAGCGGCGTACGTCAAGGCCCGGGCCGAGGGCAAACCGGTCGACCCGGCGGTGAAGACGTTCGGCCCGTCCAAGAAGCCGATTATCCCGCTGAAGCTGAACCTTAGTGCGCAGGAAAAGGCCGACCTGGTGCTGTTCCTCAAGGCGCTGAACGGCGAACCGCTGGATCCGATCGTTGCCAACCCGGACGCCTTCCCGGGGCGGTAA